The segment TGAGGAGCGTTGAGTTATGCTGGACGTCAATCAACGGCCGTTGATGGCCTATTGGGAAGTTACGCGCGCCTGTGAGCTCTCGTGCCGGCACTGCCGCGCAGAGGCCAATCCGAGCCGACACCCGAACGAACTTACCATGGACGAAGGGATCAAGCTGCTGGATGACATGACCGGCTTCGGATCACCGCTGCCACACCTGGTCTTCACCGGGGGCGACCCGCTCAACCGTCCCGACCTCTGGGACCTTATCGAGGCGGCACGATCTCGAGGATTCATAACCGCGATAACGCCGAGTGGTACGCCGAAGTTGAACGCAGGCATCGTGAAACAGTTTGCTACCGCCGGCATCTGGATGATGGCCTTGAGCATCGATGGATCATGCGCTGCTCGGCACGATGGGATTCGGATGATCGACGGCAGCTTCGCGCGGACGGTTGATGCTGCGGGCTGGGCGCGCGCTGCCGGACTGCCGCTTCAGGTGAACACCCTGATCTGCGAGCAGACGGCCGACGACCTGCCGTCGATCTACCGGCTGATCCAGAATCTCGGCGCGGCGCGATGGAGCCTGTTCTTCCTCATCCAGGTTGGACGGGGCAAGGCGCTTGCTGAAGTTACGCCGGAGCGCAGCGAACAGATCATGGAATGGGTGCTGGCACGGGCGGATGAGGGCCGGATGGATATTAAAACCACCGAGGCGCCGCACTACCGGCGTATGGCTCTGCAGCACCGAGAGGACTCCGGCGACGAACCCGTGCGGAGCGTAAGAAACGGATTCGGCATCCGCGATGGAAGCGGAATCCTCTTTGTATCTCACACGGGAGATGTCTATCCCGCTGGATTCCT is part of the Armatimonadota bacterium genome and harbors:
- a CDS encoding radical SAM protein — encoded protein: MLDVNQRPLMAYWEVTRACELSCRHCRAEANPSRHPNELTMDEGIKLLDDMTGFGSPLPHLVFTGGDPLNRPDLWDLIEAARSRGFITAITPSGTPKLNAGIVKQFATAGIWMMALSIDGSCAARHDGIRMIDGSFARTVDAAGWARAAGLPLQVNTLICEQTADDLPSIYRLIQNLGAARWSLFFLIQVGRGKALAEVTPERSEQIMEWVLARADEGRMDIKTTEAPHYRRMALQHREDSGDEPVRSVRNGFGIRDGSGILFVSHTGDVYPAGFLPVNSGNVRDGNIVEIYRNSRTFRQLRDPALLKGKCGRCEYRRICGGSRARAYAHTGDMLQSDPLCPYQPQRIHASQPIMVG